One Setaria italica strain Yugu1 chromosome II, Setaria_italica_v2.0, whole genome shotgun sequence DNA segment encodes these proteins:
- the LOC101762514 gene encoding IRK-interacting protein, with protein sequence MAVAAAGAAQRFDPAAPSPSRAPASRQDVQAAIAKAVELRQLHATLLQRGAPNARAGAGTGASRSPAVIGLPPVASPARSRTADEEYPVFTPAYDDDECVAAAALNHICQDNRSRSENWAGVALDHGGCDDAALSDYDGLNAFSSSNSEVLFPSSNDPCPRNRGAAYKIHPAFMHSAPSADRFLLSVGRAGYTTSELKLPPATCNNAIRPATTIGSTSRVPPPSAHSRSKTRAPQILSWLFPKSRKKARPPETATSPTAIERGNVSQLLTEWGALSLDSLKRELAEANAHRDAALREAAEVRSSLGELATKLVSVEAYCSELKKALRQATTSPSVSRRSTRSIEASRGLPMPVSHDVMVEGFLQIASEARLSVKQLCKALVQQANEEAGGDGLSDKLNLLLRPYQLALTGSNGNGKHCSKAVLYHLEAIMNQAMYQDFENPAFQRSGSPRCLDPAEGRRQSFAAFVALRNLSWNEVLRKGTKYYSEDFSRFCDRKMSGVVATMGWSRPWPEQLLQCFFVAAKCVWLLHLLAFSFGPPLTIMRVEDGRAFDQMYMEDILQDRQQVQGPCQVKIMVMPGFYVQDRVLKCRVLTTRSAA encoded by the exons atggccgtggccgccgccggcgccgcacaGCGCTTCGACCCCGCGGCGCCGTCCCCGTCCCGCGCCCCGGCCTCGCGCCAGGACGTCCAGGCGGCCATCGCCAAGGCCGTCGAGCTGCGCCAGCTCCACGCCACCCTCCTCCAGCGCGGTGCGCCCAATGCCCGCGCCGGGGCCGGGACCGGCGCCAGCCGCAGCCCGGCCGTCATCGGCCTCCCGCCGGTCGCGTCCCCCGCGCGCTCCAGGACGGCAGACGAGGAGTACCCCGTGTTTACCCCG gcctacgacgacgacgagtgcGTGGCCGCGGCAGCGCTGAACCACATTTGCCAGGACAACCGGAGCCGGTCGGAGAACTGGGCCGGCGTCGCCCTGGACCACGGCGGCTGCGACGACGCCGCCCTGTCCGACTACGACGGCCTCaacgccttctcctcctccaacaGCGAGGTGCTCTTCCCTTCCTCCAACGACCCCTGCCCACGAAACAGGGGCGCGGCGTACAAGATCCACCCCGCCTTCATGCACTCGGCCCCCTCCGCCGACCGCTTCCTCCTCTCCGTCGGCCGGGCGGGCTACACGACGTCGGAGCTCAAGCTGCCGCCGGCGACATGCAACAACGCGATCCGGCCCGCGACGACGATCGGCAGCACCAGCagggtgccgccgccgtcggcgcacTCCCGGTCGAAGACCAGGGCGCCGCAGATCCTCTCGTGGCTCTTCCCCAAGTCGAGGAAGAAAGCGAGGCCGCCGGAGACGGCGACGTCGCCGACCGCCATCGAGCGCGGCAACGTGTCGCAGCTCCTGACAGAATGGGGCGCGCTGTCCCTCGACTCCCTCAAGAGAGAGCTCGCGGAGGCCAACGCCCACCGTGACGCCGCGCTCCGGGAAGCCGCGGAGGTGAGGTCGTCGCTGGGGGAGCTGGCCACCAAGCTTGTGAGCGTGGAGGCCTACTGCTCGGAGCTCAAGAAGGCGCTCCGGCAGGCGACCACCTCGCCGTCCGTCTCCCGGAGATCGACGAGGTCGATCGAAGCAAGCCGGGGGCTCCCGATGCCGGTGAGCCACGACGTCATGGTGGAAGGCTTCCTGCAGATCGCGTCGGAGGCCCGGCTCTCGGTGAAGCAGCTCTGCAAGGCTCTGGTCCAGCAGGCGAACGAagaagccggcggcgacggcctctCCGACAAGCTGAACCTGCTCCTGCGGCCGTACCAGCTCGCGCTCACCGGCAGCAATGGCAATGGCAAGCACTGCTCGAAGGCTGTCCTCTACCATCTCGAGGCGATCATGAACCAAGCCATGTACCAGGACTTCGAGAACCCGGCGTTCCAGCGGAGCGGCTCACCGAGGTGCCTCGACCCGGCGGAGGGCCGCCGGCAGAGCTTCGCGGCCTTCGTGGCGCTGCGCAACCTGAGCTGGAACGAGGTGCTGAGGAAGGGCACCAAGTACTACAGCGAGGACTTTAGCCGGTTCTGCGACCGGAAGATGAGCGGCGTCGTGGCGACGATGGGCTGGTCCCGGCCGTGGCCCGAGCAGCTGCTGCAGTGCTTCTTCGTCGCTGCCAAGTGCGTCTGGCTGCTCCACCTGCTGGCCTTCTCCTTCGGCCCGCCGCTGACGATCATGCGCGTCGAAGACGGCCGCGCGTTCGATCAGATGTACATGGAGGACATCCTGCAAGACAGGCAACAGGTGCAGGGTCCTTGTCAAGTGAAGATCATGGTGATGCCAGGGTTTTATGTCCAAGATAGGGTTCTTAAGTGCAGGGTCCTCACAAccagatcagcagcataa
- the LOC101763987 gene encoding lysine-specific demethylase JMJ30 isoform X2 — protein MASAGVEGEADRVAALLREITGEGGFAFVASAEKAAAGAGDLRAAEAAREMAWEQLHSGPWNEVGAAWRDAYALACLHVARLRAGGDRPAAVKALDMGLIMGGNLLRADLEAALARISSAEPCGCGGGGREEGAGAVDEEDRRWREGLDRNRDIADALKILPAKSLSSKKVERRSHISLEEFICNYFLCESPVIIGGTIDHWPARTKWKDIKYLKKIAGDRTVPVEVGKNYVCSDWKQELITFSQFLERMWSTGCPSNLTYLAQHPLFEQIKELSEDLMVPDYCYAGGGELQSLNAWFGPHGTVTPLHHDPHHNILAQVLGRKYIRLYPASISEDLYPHTETMLSNTSQVDLDNMDLKEFPRAENLEFMDCVLEEGELLYIPPKWWHYVRSLSTSFSVSFWWRATVEPSGGS, from the exons ATGGCCTCCGCCGGCGTCGAGGGCGAGGCGGACcgggtggcggcgctgctgcgggAGATAACGGGTGAGGGCGGGTTCGCGTTCGTCGCCTcggcggagaaggcggcggcgggggccggggacctccgcgcggcggaggcggcgcgggagatGGCGTGGGAGCAGCTCCACTCGGGCCCCTGGAACGAGGTGGGCGCCGCCTGGCGGGACGCATACGCGCTCGCCTGCCTCCACGTCGCCCGGCTCCGCGCTGGCGGCGACCGCCCCGCCGCGGTCAAGGCGCTCGACATGGGGCTCATCATGGGGGGCAACCTGCTCCGCGCCGACCTCGAGGCCGCCCTGGCACGCATCTCCTCCGCCGAGccgtgcggctgcggcggcggcggccgcgaagAGGGCGCGGGGGCCGTCGATGAGGAGGACCGGAGGTGGAGGGAGGGGCTCGACAGGAACCGAGACATCGCTGAT GCACTCAAAATTCTCCCAGCAAAGTCTTTATCCAGTAAGAAAGTCGAGAGGCGATCACACATTTCCTTGGAGGAGTTTATATGTAATTACTTTTTATGTGAGTCCCCTGTCATAATCGGTGGCACCATTGACCATTGGCCTGCAAGGACAAAATGGAAGGACATtaaatacctcaagaaaatTGCTGGAGATCGGACTGTTCCTGTTGAA GTTGGAAAAAATTATGTGTGTAGTGATTGGAAGCAGGAGCTTATCACATTTTCTCAGTTCCTTGAGAGGATGTGGTCAACTGGTTGTCCATCAAACTTGACATATCTAGCTCAGCATCCATTGTTTGAGCAG ATAAAAGAGCTTAGTGAAGACTTAATGGTTCCTGACTACTGTTATGCTGGCGGAGGTGAACTACAATCACTCAATGCTTGGTTTGGCCCACATGGGACAGTAACACCATTGCACCATGACCCGCACCACAACATCTTAGCTCAG GTCTTGGGCAGGAAGTACATTAGACTTTATCCTGCTTCCATATCTGAGGACTTGTATCCACACACAGAAACTATGCTAAGCAACACCAGTCAG GTAGATCTTGACAACATGGATTTGAAGGAGTTCCCTAGGGCTGAAAACCTGGAATTCATGGATTGTGTACTGGAGGAGGGTGAGCTGCTTTACATCCCACCAAAATGGTGGCACTACGTTCGATCTCTCTCCACAAGTTTCTCGGTTAGCTTTTGGTGGCGTGCCACGGTTGAACCTTCAGGCGGTTCATAG
- the LOC101763987 gene encoding lysine-specific demethylase JMJ30 isoform X1 yields the protein MASAGVEGEADRVAALLREITGEGGFAFVASAEKAAAGAGDLRAAEAAREMAWEQLHSGPWNEVGAAWRDAYALACLHVARLRAGGDRPAAVKALDMGLIMGGNLLRADLEAALARISSAEPCGCGGGGREEGAGAVDEEDRRWREGLDRNRDIADVRSLLPFNLFQALKILPAKSLSSKKVERRSHISLEEFICNYFLCESPVIIGGTIDHWPARTKWKDIKYLKKIAGDRTVPVEVGKNYVCSDWKQELITFSQFLERMWSTGCPSNLTYLAQHPLFEQIKELSEDLMVPDYCYAGGGELQSLNAWFGPHGTVTPLHHDPHHNILAQVLGRKYIRLYPASISEDLYPHTETMLSNTSQVDLDNMDLKEFPRAENLEFMDCVLEEGELLYIPPKWWHYVRSLSTSFSVSFWWRATVEPSGGS from the exons ATGGCCTCCGCCGGCGTCGAGGGCGAGGCGGACcgggtggcggcgctgctgcgggAGATAACGGGTGAGGGCGGGTTCGCGTTCGTCGCCTcggcggagaaggcggcggcgggggccggggacctccgcgcggcggaggcggcgcgggagatGGCGTGGGAGCAGCTCCACTCGGGCCCCTGGAACGAGGTGGGCGCCGCCTGGCGGGACGCATACGCGCTCGCCTGCCTCCACGTCGCCCGGCTCCGCGCTGGCGGCGACCGCCCCGCCGCGGTCAAGGCGCTCGACATGGGGCTCATCATGGGGGGCAACCTGCTCCGCGCCGACCTCGAGGCCGCCCTGGCACGCATCTCCTCCGCCGAGccgtgcggctgcggcggcggcggccgcgaagAGGGCGCGGGGGCCGTCGATGAGGAGGACCGGAGGTGGAGGGAGGGGCTCGACAGGAACCGAGACATCGCTGATGTGAGATCGCTATTGCCTTT TAATTTGTTTCAGGCACTCAAAATTCTCCCAGCAAAGTCTTTATCCAGTAAGAAAGTCGAGAGGCGATCACACATTTCCTTGGAGGAGTTTATATGTAATTACTTTTTATGTGAGTCCCCTGTCATAATCGGTGGCACCATTGACCATTGGCCTGCAAGGACAAAATGGAAGGACATtaaatacctcaagaaaatTGCTGGAGATCGGACTGTTCCTGTTGAA GTTGGAAAAAATTATGTGTGTAGTGATTGGAAGCAGGAGCTTATCACATTTTCTCAGTTCCTTGAGAGGATGTGGTCAACTGGTTGTCCATCAAACTTGACATATCTAGCTCAGCATCCATTGTTTGAGCAG ATAAAAGAGCTTAGTGAAGACTTAATGGTTCCTGACTACTGTTATGCTGGCGGAGGTGAACTACAATCACTCAATGCTTGGTTTGGCCCACATGGGACAGTAACACCATTGCACCATGACCCGCACCACAACATCTTAGCTCAG GTCTTGGGCAGGAAGTACATTAGACTTTATCCTGCTTCCATATCTGAGGACTTGTATCCACACACAGAAACTATGCTAAGCAACACCAGTCAG GTAGATCTTGACAACATGGATTTGAAGGAGTTCCCTAGGGCTGAAAACCTGGAATTCATGGATTGTGTACTGGAGGAGGGTGAGCTGCTTTACATCCCACCAAAATGGTGGCACTACGTTCGATCTCTCTCCACAAGTTTCTCGGTTAGCTTTTGGTGGCGTGCCACGGTTGAACCTTCAGGCGGTTCATAG